The Acidobacteriaceae bacterium nucleotide sequence AGCGGGGCATAGGAGGGTACATCTCCTCATGCGCGCCTGCGGAATTATTGAGGAAGGACCGCGCTTGGAACAACTCACCACGATTCTTGTTCTGCTTTTTGCAGTGTGCGTAACGGGTGTGCTTTCGCTCGTATCGCGAATCCCATTACCACTCCTGCAGATCGGTCTCGGCATAGCTCTGGCGGCTCTTCACGTCCACAGCGCTATGGACCCATCCTTGTTTCTTCTATTATTTGTGGCGCCCCTACTTTACGTGGACGCCTACCGCTTTCCTCGCTCAGAATTTGTCAGCCTGAGGACTCCCATTCTGAGGATGGCTGTAGGCTTGGTGGTGTTCACCGTCGTCGGAGCCGGTTACTTCATTCACTGGCTCATTCCATCCATGCCGCTGGCTGCCAGTTTCGCCCTCGCCGCCGTTTTGTCGCCTACGGATGCTGTCGCCCTTTCAGGTTCGATTCGAGGAGTGCGTATCCCCTCTCGTCTGCTTCACCTGCTGGAAGGAGAAGCCCTTCTTAATGATGCGTCTGGGCTTGTCTGCTTCCGGTTCGCGGTTGCGGCAGCACTTACGGGCGTATTTTCCGCGACACATGCCCTGATGACCTTTCTTCAGGTTTCACTGGGTGGCATTGCTGTCGGGGCAGTGATTGCCTTTGTCGTGATGCAGGGGGAGCGATGGATTGGGAAGAGACTCGGTTCCCATCCAGCTTCCCAGATCCTGATGACGCTCCTGCTGCCATTTGCTGCCTATCTCGGGGCGGAACACATGGGTTTCTCTGGCATCTTATCGGCCGTCTCAGCTGGATTCATCGGCAATCTTGTCCTCCAGGAGATCCCGGAAGCAGAGACCCGGATCAAGTCGGAAGTCATCACCGACATGATCGAGTTCACCTTCAATGGCCTCATCTTCATCCTTCTCGGTCTGCAACTGCCCGCGATCGCGAGGAGCATTCCGGCTGTCATCAAGGAACATCATCTTCACTCGCCCTGGGTTCTGGGCGCATTTGTTTTAGGGATCACAATCGTTCTCGGGTTCCTGCGATTCTTCTGGTCATGGTCCTCCCTGAAATGGACTTCTCTTCTGAGAAGACACAAGGAGGACACCCGGACCCGCACGCCCAAAAGACTGCTCGTGGCTACAGCCTTCGCTGGCGTTCGGGGTGCGGTGACGCTGGCTGCGGTACTTTCACTGCCCACCAGCTTGAACGATGGCACACCTTTCCCCGGACGGCAGTTGGCGATTCTCCTGGCTGCCGGCGTGATTCTGTTTTCCCTCGTGTCGGCCTCAGTGGCGCTGCCTATGGTCATGAAAGGGATTCACGATCCACCAGAGTCCTCTCTCGCGTCCCAGAGTCGAAGAGCTCGGATCTCTGCCGCTCATGCAGCGATTCGAAGGCTCGACGAGCTTGAAAAGGAGTCGGCGAAGGAAGGCAGTCTGCCGGAAGACGTGGCAACGGTTTCGAACCGTCTGAAAGATTACTATCTCAGGCGGGTCGAGGGGCTTGATGGTCACGGGGCGGGCATGGAAAGAGCCAACACACATCGGCAGCAGGAGAGGATGCTTCGCATGGAGGCACTTCGTGCGGAGAGGCACGAGATCAACCGCCTGGTTCAGGAAAGGCTTCTCGACTCGGAAGCTGCGCGTGTCATCCTGCACAAACTCGACAATAGCGAGGTGACGCTGTAGGACGTCTACGCGCGGATACGGGCCGACGCGCGTCCATGCCAAACCGACGCAGCGGTCTCTTCTGTAGCTCGCGGCGCGCACGCAGGCGCCGGGATTTTACGGCTGCCAGCGAAAGATTCAAGCGTTTTGCCACCTCTGGAAGAGGGACCTCTTCCGTAAGCTCGATTTGAAGGATGGTCCGGAGGGAAGCCGGCAGGAACATGATCGCCGAACGAACCTGGTCAATACTCTGCTGTCGAATGAGCCGTTCCTCAATGGACTCACCTGCAGGAAGCCGGCCCTTTCGGATAAGAACAGCCTCCATCGTCGTCAGTTCATCGGAGTACTCGATACGACGATGTTCCTGACGTCTCTGGATCATATAGACCTCGTTGATGACGATCCTCGTGATCCACGTCGAGAAGAGAGACTCATTGCGAAAAGTAGTCACGTTCCGCCACGCCTTGAAGAGTCCGGACTGAACGGCATCTTCCGCCTCAGACCGGTTAAGTGTATATCGTTCTGCGGTCCGGAGCAGGCGTTCGCGCCAGCGCTCGCTCAGCACTTCAAAGGCTTTCTCATCCCCGTTGAAGGCTTGTAGAACGATGGATTCATCATTCTCGTATTTCATGGAATCCTATCCGCTTCAACGATTGTGACCCTTGCACATACGATTTGATATACATACTGTACATGAAGGATTGATTGACCTATCGGAGAGCGGACGATGGCAAATGCGGAACGATGGCAACCTAAGGCAAATCCGTGGCTTATCGCGGCGACTGTTGCGCTGGCTGCTTTTATGGAAGTGTTGGATACATCCATTGCGAATGTCGCCCTTCCCCACATCGCAGGCAATCTAGGGGCCAGCCAGGACCAGGGAACGTGGGTGCTCACAAGCTACCTGGTTTCGAACGCAATCATCCTGCCGGTCGGAGCGTGGGCTTCGAGCGTCATCGGGCGCAAGAACTTCTTCCTGCTCTGCATCATCATCTTCACGGTCGCAAGTTTTCTCTGCGGCATCGCCCCATCGCTTCCGATTCTGCTGCTAGCTCGCATCATTCAGGGAATTGGCGGAGGCGGTCTTCAGCCGATGGCGCAGGCCATCATGGCCGACTCCTTTGAAGAGAAGAAACGCGGATTGGCGTTCTCGCTCTACGGACTCGTCGCCGTTCTCGCTCCGTCCATCGGACCGACTATGGGAGGTTGGATCACGGACAACTATTCCTGGCGATGGATCTTCTACATCAATCTTCCGGTCGGTATTCTGGCGTTCGTTCTGGTGACCAGGCTGGTCGAAGATCCACCCTGGATCAGAGCAGATCGCAACAACCTTCGGCGGCTGGATTACATTGGCCTCGCGTTTCTGACATTGGCCATGGGTGGTATGCAGATCTTCCTGGATAAGGGCGAGGAGAACGACTGGTTTGCGTCCAATTTCATTCGCGCGTTTGCGGCCATGTTTGTGGCCGGCATGGTAGGTCTGATTTGGTGGGAGTGGCGCGCGAAGAATCCCATCATGAACATCAAGCTCTTTCGCTACAAGAACTTTGCGATCTGCTGCGCTCTGATGATTCTGGTGGGGGGCGTATTGAACGCCGCAACTGTGCTCCAGCCACAATTCCTCCAGCAGTTGCTGGGTTACACGGCGACCAGTGCCGGGGAGGCGCTCACGTGGGGAGGTGTCACTCTCCTCTTCGTCATGCCGATGGCGGGAATTGCGACAAGCAAGTTCGCCGCGAGGAACCTTGCTGCAGTCGGATTCTGCTTTTTCGCGGCTGCTTACTATTACGCGTCCACCCACCTAAGCCTGCAGATGAGCTTTGGCTTTGCCTCCTGGCTGCGGGTGATCCAGATGATCCCAATCCCGTTCTGCTTCATCGCCATCACCAATGCGGCTTATGTCGGTCTGCCGAAAGAGGCAAGCAATCAGGTGTCAGGCATCATCAACTTCGTTCGCAATGTGGGCGGCAGCATCTTCATCGCGGTGACGGGCGCCATCGTCACCAATCGCTCGCTCTTCCACCAGGCGCGGCTGCAAGAGGCGATGCAGCCAGGCAGTATTGCCTTCACGAATCAGGTGAACGCCCTTGCCGGTTATTTCCAGACGATGGTCAGCCATCCGGAGGCTGTCCAGATGGCCCGGGGAACGATCTACCAGCAACTTAACCAGCAAGCCGCCGCGCAGGCCTACCAGGACATCTATCGATGGTTGTCGTGGATGTCCGTTGCCATGATCGCGGCGGCGTTCATGCTCAGCAAGAACCGTCCCGGCGAAGGGGCCCCTGCGGGGGAAGCTGTTCACTGATGCGAATCTCTTCCCTACGGATAAAATGTTGACTTGCCACAATCGGCGACTTGGTACTCTACGCAAATGCCTCGGAAATCTGCTTCTACTCATACCGCTCCAGCGAGGAAACCTCGTCTTTCCCGCCAGGAGCGCAAGACACAGACGCGCGCCAGCCTCATCGAGACGGGGCGGCGCCACATTCTGCGTGAGGGGCTCGGAGACGCTGCTGCGGAACGTATCGCTGAAGAGGCAGGGTTTTCCCGGGGTGCATTCTATGGCAACTTCACCGACAAAGAGGACCTTTTTCTCACCATCGTGCGGGACGACCAGGAAAAACGTTTCAGTGTGTTCCGAACGATCCTTGAAAGCGATGAACCCGTCGAGAGCCTCTTGAAGCGTCTTCGCGAAGCTCTTGCGGACCGGGTCACCGATCCGGAATGGATCATTCTGGAAGCAGAATTCGAGGCTGGCGCGTTACGCAGCGAGAAGATGCGTCAGACCTACATCGAGCTGTATCGCAGCATGCTGAAGGATGGGCGGCGGATCCTCAAGAAACTGGCTCAACAACCTGGAATCCAGTTCACCCTGCCTCCGAACGAGTTCCTGATGGCGATGCTTAGCTTCGCCCATGGCATGGCCGTGAGCCAACGCCTGCTTGGATCGGAGATCTCCGTCAAGGGGACGCGCAAGCTGATCTGCTCTATCTTCGATCGGCTGCTTACGACGAAATAGGGGAAAGCAGAGGAACTCGTCAACATCAGGGTTGCGCCTCCAACACCGTCAGGCTGCGGCCGGTAGCACCCGTTCGAAGGGAGTCCGTCGTCACTACCAGCGTCACCCCTGGAGTAAGTTCCTCGTCCAGTAGCGCGCGAAACGCGTCCGGAATGTGAACGCGACGACGTTCCGAGTCGCTCAGTTCTTTGCTCCCAACCCAGTTCTCTCCAGGCAGGGGTAGCTGCATCCAGTGAAATCCTTTGGCATCAACCTGTGTCAAGCTATATGCCGCGGTTTCTGTGATCTCTCCGGCAATCGTTACAGGAGAAGATCCAATCAGAATCCCGTTGCGCAGAACGATCAATCTGCGATCGGCGCCACTGAGAATGAGCGAGACTGGACCACTCGTCGACTTCTCCGGCTGCCAGATCCAAGCACCATCCTCCGCTTTTTCCGTAGAAGCTTCACTCTGAAGCAGGTCCGGCGTGGGTGCGACCCTCGGAACTTCGTCCAGTTTCGTAATCACGACCGTCATTCCTAGCGCCGTCGTGGCATACAGCAGCTTTGCAAAAGCCATGGGCATCCGGACGCATCCATGGGAGGCAGGAAACCCCGGAAGATTGCCTGCGTGCATCGCCACGCCCGACCAAGTGAGCCGCTGCATGTAGGGCATGGGCGCCGAGTCATAGAGGTTGGATTTGTGATGGACCTGCTTCTGGAGAACCGTGAAGACGCCTGTAGGAGTCTCATGGCCCACCTTGCCAGTAGATACGGTCGAAATCCCGATAAGCACGCCGTTTCTGTAGACATAACACCGTTGCGACGGCAAGCTTACCACGGCCAAAATTGGTCCGGACGGGGCAATGGATGGCGCCCAAAGGAACTCTCCCGGCTTCAAGCTTTGCACCGCGTCGGAGAAGCGATCGATTCCCTGCGCGGTTGCCTGAGTCCACGAATTGCGAGGGCAACTCCACAAGAGCAGGGCACACTTCAGGCCCCCAAGCAGTACATCACGTCGTGTTTGCCGAATTTCCATTGGCCTCCATTGCCGGTTTCGCGTGAGCTCATTAACGAAAATTCTATCCGACATCCATAAAATCCGGCCGTTGCTGCCGACTTGCCGCTGAACTCGCTTCCCGCGAAATCCATAACGGTACATTCTCAGAAGGTATACGATAGTTTTGATATGCATAGTGCATATGAAAGTGAGCACTAGCTACTGCAATCCCAAACGATTGGAGAGGAATCGCACTATGAGCGCACTGTATTCAACCCGGGTGATCGCGCGAGGAGGCCGTAACGGAACGGCTCGGAGCGACGACGGCCTGCTGGACCTTAAGCTCGCTCTCCCCGGGACAATGGGCGGAAGCGGAGATGCCACCAACCCCGAACAGCTTTTTGCTGCCGGATATGCCGCATGCTTCGGCAATGCCGTCATCCATGTCACCCGAAACAAAGAGAAGAAAATCAAGGACGATGACGTCGAGGTTGCCGCGACCGTCAGCATGTCACCAAATGGTGCTGGAGGGTTTTGCCTTTCTGTCGCGCTTGATGTGACGATCGCCGGCGTGGATCAGTCGACTGCCGAAGAAGCGGTCAAAGCAGCGCATGTGGCATGTCCCTACTCCAATGCGGTCCGCGGAAACATTGATGTGGCACTCTCGGTGAAAACACGCTGAACTTTACCAGGTAGCGGTAGTTCCGGAGTTGACCTTGCGATTCGAGTACCGCTCAGCTCCAACACTTCGATTCAGTTTGAAAGCCCGATAGGAGGACGTTATGGCGGAAGCGGGACTTAGAGGAATAGCACGGGAGTCGGTCGGATGGTCTATCGGACTCAGCGTTGTAATGATCGTCGTCGGGTTAGTGGCACTGGCGGCCCCATTGGCAGCAGGCGTTGCCGTGACAGGCGTGGTGGCGTGGGGCTTGCTCCTTCTTGGAGTTCTACACCTGTGGTTTGCCTGGCACACACGTGCGGCGGGTGCTCTTATCTGGGAACTCCTCATCGGTGGAGCGTATCTTTTCGCGGGCATCTTCATCCTTACTCATCCGCTCGCCGGCCTGGTCACACTCACGCTGCTTCTTGGCTCCTACCTTCTTATCAAGGGAGTAGTGGAGATTATCGGAGGTTTCAGCACGCGGGGCGTACCCGGCGGTGGATGGTTGCTGATTGACGGCGTCGTCTCGCTGATCCTGTCGGCAATGATTTGGTTTCATCTGCCTTCGACCGCCGTTTGGGTCATCGGTACATTGATCGGCTTCTCGATTCTGTTCAGCGGGCTATCGCGACTCTTCCTTTCACTAGCGGCTCGCCGCGTACTTTTGCGCGCTTAATGCTTTTGCTGATCTCGCCCAGCCGCTCGACCTACGCTATATCCGCGGGCTGTAGCCACTGAATTCGTGGAGCAAGCTAACACCGGAGCGGTGGTTATCAACCCTGGAATCGATCGTGCTCAGTCGCACGACAACTTACACAAGATGTGCTGTCGACATCTCTCAATTAGAGACAATGAGAATTTCGTATCAGTTTTCGGCTCGAAGTGTTCTGCTTTCCGCAGCAATGTGCGTGCTGGCGGGAGCGTGTCTGAATGCGCAAGCTCTCAAGGCATCCGCCGTCGACAGAAAGACTGTGGAGGAGGCTGCCAGCCAGGCATCTACTCCTGCGGAGATGGCGACACAAACAGCGAACGGCTCAGCGCCTGGCCAGCCGACTGCTCCGAAGCCTGAGACCGCTGCTCGCCTGGCATCCCTTCCGAAGCCTCTGCCACCAGCACTGACCCAGGGCATCAATGTGGACGTGCGGTCCAAAGCCATTCTGGCCCACCTGAACGAGGTTATCCGCTATTACCGTATGGCTGTGACGCCCATCCAGAAAACGGGGGAGCCGAGCGATATGTTGTACGCCGAGCAGGCACAGGCAGGAGCCACTCAGGCAGCGCAGTTGGCCTTTCAATCGGCGAGAGATGAGGCCGCCCTGCTGGCTCGTATTGAGGGGCAGCCCGGTTCGTCTTCAGCAGACGCGCAACAAGGTGAAACCCAGAAGCTGACCGCCGCCCAAGCTGCCGCGACAAAACAGATCAACGATCTTCTCAACCGCCGGGATGCATTGAAGCAGCAGATTGAAAATGCTCCTTCTGCGAATCGTGCAGCACTGCAGGAGCATGAAGAGGATGTCGAGGGTCAGCTCGAACTGGCTCAAGCCACCTCTGAAGCTCTGGCCAAGGTTTCAGGCATCTCGAATTCACAAACAAACAGCGGCTTGCAGGGCGACATCGATTCGCTGCAGCATGCGGCACCGGAGCTGATCGACGGTAAAGTGAAGCCGGTCGCGAACACGATCGAACCCATCGGATCGTTGCACGATTCGGGTGTGACGACTCAGGCTATGGTCCTTTTTCAGTTGCTCGGCGCCGCGCGCGCAATTGATCAGCGCATCACCGAGACGCAGAAGCTGCACGACCAGGCGCTTGAATTGAGAACGCCCCTGGTCAATATCCTCCGTGCCACCCTAGAGGCCGGTCGCAAGCTGCAGACGCAACCGAACCCAGATTCTTCGGTAGCTCCAGGTTCAGGATCCGCGAACCCTCCTTCGTCGGTCGATCTGAAGGCAAGAAAGAAAACCTACGACGAGCTTAGTGACGCCTTCAGGACAATTTCCGCGGTGTCTACTCCGATCAGTCAAGAGGTGCTGTTATTGGAGCAGGCGCGCGGTAACCTGCTGTCATGGCGTGCGGCCGTTGACGCAGAGCGCAGCACGATCGTTCATTCTCTACTGATACGTGTGTTGGCGATCGCGATCGCGCTTTTCCTGATTCTTGCTCTCAGTGAAGTGTGGCGAAGGGCGGCAACTCGCTACGTGCAGGATGTTCGGCGGCGGCGACAGCTGTTGCTCATACGGCGCATCGTGATCGGCTTTCTGATCGGCATCGTATTGCTCCTGGGATTCGTCTCACAATTCAGCTCCTTGGCTACATTCGCGGGTTTTATCACTGCAGGTATTGCAGTGGGACTGCAAACCATTCTGCTATCGGTCGCCGCCTACTTCTTTATCGTGGGACGCTATGGCGTTCGTGTGGGCGATCGCATCACCGTGGCAGGCGTAACGGGAGATGTGGTCGAAGTGGGTCTCGTGCGCTTCTACATGATGGAATTGACCGGTACAGGAACCGAGTTGCACCAGACGGGCCGTGTGGCTGTTTTTGCGAACTCTGTGCTCTTTCAGACCGGCACACCAATTTACAAACAGATCCCGGGAACGAACTATGCGTGGCACGAACTCACGCTCAAGCTCAAGCCCGGGAGCGATTATCGCGTTGCTACAGAGCCCGTTCGGACCGCGATCGAAAAGGTATACGACACCTACAAAGGACAGATCGAGCAACAACACAAAACCGTAGAGTCATGGATGGACACCGCTCTCGACGCGCCAAAGATAGAAGCACGCTTGCAGCTCTCGGATGGTCTGCAATATGCAGTGCTTTATCCGGTTGAGATCGATGATGCTTCCGAGATAGACGAGCAAATCGTGCAGCAGGTACTTGACGTGGTAACGCTGAACACGACGATATCTAGCATCGTGGATGGTCCCCCGACGGTACGGGCCGTCGTAAAGGGCTAAGGTGCGGAATGGTTGGCACGCATCCGTGTTATCGCCGGCGAACGATTCTTGAAGCCTGAGCTTCCTCGCGTAGTTCCGTGACGCAATCTCTGGGGAGCCATGTAAGTGAATGTTGTGACAGCAATGTCGTGCGATAGCCGTTCATCCGTGGCATTCTTTTTTTGACTTGCGTATAGAGCAGGTCCTGGAATTGCCTTCGGAGGGTGCACCAAATCGTTCGACGAGTCGCCTTGACACTGCGGGTTCCAAGTTGCGTTCTGCACTTCTACTGGGCTATCCGACACGGCAGCGCTACGGATTGCCTTCCGCGGGCTGGATCGAACCGCTTAGGTTTCGATTCGCGCCACGCTCCAGTTCTCGCAGAACTCGAACCGCTGCCATGCCGTCCTTCTGACTGACCTCCCGCAGCAGATCGTCACGAAGATCCCGAATCACCTTGTCGAGCTTTCTTACCAAGCCCCTTCCCTTAGGCGTTAGATGGATCGTTTTCGCTCTCCCGTCCCCGGGATCGGGTTTGCGTAATAACAATCCATCCCGTTCCAGTTGATCGACGGAGCGTACGACTGCCGCTTCATCGATCCCGGCCTCATACGCAATAACCTTCTGCTGGACCCCGTTGCCCATTCGCGCAACCACGAGAATCGGTGCTGCCACAGAGAGAGAAACTCCAAAGCGTTCCAAGGCCGCTCCAGCGGCCTTCTGCCATGCGCGCCCGGCTGGAAGAACCATCCAGGTCAGGGCGACCGCCCATTCGTCGCTCGATTTATAAGACATAAAGATAGTTGACGCATCAACGATCTGGCGCGTCTAACAAAGAGTAGCACTCCTCCCAGCGGACGGGTGCAGGGAGAATGGCATATGAGCAGACTGCAGGGAAAGGTGGCATTGGTTACGGGAGCCGCACAGGGGATGGGCGAGTCCCACGTCCAGCGCTTCATCGCAGAAGGCGCGAAGGTGATCCTGACCGATCTCAATCAGGATGGAGGGTCTGCGCTCGCTGCCAAGCTCGGGAAGAACGCTTTGTTCCTTCACCATGATGTGACGAGAGCTGAGGACTGGACAACCGTTATCCAGAAGGGCGAGGCAGAATTTGGGCCCATCACCATCCTTGTGAACAATGCCGGCGTACTTGGTCCAGTCGCAAAGACAATCGATATCAGCGAAGCGGACTACCTGAAGGTTTGTGCGATCAACCAGACATCAGTTTTCTTGGGCATGAAGGCTGTCTTGCCCTCGATGTTGAAGGCGGGCATCGGTTCCATCGTCAACATCTCCTCCATTGCGGGCATCGCAGCCAACTATGGCTTCCCCAACCTTGCATATGTCGGGAGCAAGTTCGCGGTACGAGGCATGACGAAGGCCACCGCAGTCGAATACGCTTCGAAGAACATCCGTGTGAACTCCGTGCACCCGGGCTTCATCCAGACACCTATGATGGTGGCGGCAACCGATGAAAAGGGCGGAGACGCACTCAGTCTGATTCCTCAAGGGCGCATCGCCGAACCGGGCGAGGTCACCAATCTTGTGCTGTTCCTGGCCTCGGATGAGGCGTCGTTCATCACCGGTACCGAACACATCGTCGACGGCGGCATGCTGGCCCAGTAACGGAGGAAGATACATGCGAGCTATCCAACTGAAGGGCGTCGGAGATCTGGTTCAGACCGAAGTGCCGAAGCCAAACATTGTGGCGGGGCAGGTGCTGCTCCGCGTTACCGCCGCTGGCATTTGCCAGACCGACGTGCACATTCGGCGATCCACCAGGCGGATGATTCCGGACGGGACCATTCTGGGCCATGAGATTGCGGGAGAGATCGTCGACATTGCCGACGACGTACAACGCTTCTCGATCGGTGACCAGGTTGTCGTCCATCCGGTATGGTCCTGCGGCATCTGCCGCATGTGTGTTGCGGGCCAGGAGAACGCCTGCCGCAACACCGGGGGGCGGTTCTATCCACCACCAACGCCCGGAGTTTCCGTGA carries:
- a CDS encoding Na+/H+ antiporter; its protein translation is MEQLTTILVLLFAVCVTGVLSLVSRIPLPLLQIGLGIALAALHVHSAMDPSLFLLLFVAPLLYVDAYRFPRSEFVSLRTPILRMAVGLVVFTVVGAGYFIHWLIPSMPLAASFALAAVLSPTDAVALSGSIRGVRIPSRLLHLLEGEALLNDASGLVCFRFAVAAALTGVFSATHALMTFLQVSLGGIAVGAVIAFVVMQGERWIGKRLGSHPASQILMTLLLPFAAYLGAEHMGFSGILSAVSAGFIGNLVLQEIPEAETRIKSEVITDMIEFTFNGLIFILLGLQLPAIARSIPAVIKEHHLHSPWVLGAFVLGITIVLGFLRFFWSWSSLKWTSLLRRHKEDTRTRTPKRLLVATAFAGVRGAVTLAAVLSLPTSLNDGTPFPGRQLAILLAAGVILFSLVSASVALPMVMKGIHDPPESSLASQSRRARISAAHAAIRRLDELEKESAKEGSLPEDVATVSNRLKDYYLRRVEGLDGHGAGMERANTHRQQERMLRMEALRAERHEINRLVQERLLDSEAARVILHKLDNSEVTL
- a CDS encoding sigma-70 family RNA polymerase sigma factor, translated to MKYENDESIVLQAFNGDEKAFEVLSERWRERLLRTAERYTLNRSEAEDAVQSGLFKAWRNVTTFRNESLFSTWITRIVINEVYMIQRRQEHRRIEYSDELTTMEAVLIRKGRLPAGESIEERLIRQQSIDQVRSAIMFLPASLRTILQIELTEEVPLPEVAKRLNLSLAAVKSRRLRARRELQKRPLRRFGMDARRPVSARRRPTASPRYCRVCAG
- a CDS encoding DHA2 family efflux MFS transporter permease subunit, which produces MANAERWQPKANPWLIAATVALAAFMEVLDTSIANVALPHIAGNLGASQDQGTWVLTSYLVSNAIILPVGAWASSVIGRKNFFLLCIIIFTVASFLCGIAPSLPILLLARIIQGIGGGGLQPMAQAIMADSFEEKKRGLAFSLYGLVAVLAPSIGPTMGGWITDNYSWRWIFYINLPVGILAFVLVTRLVEDPPWIRADRNNLRRLDYIGLAFLTLAMGGMQIFLDKGEENDWFASNFIRAFAAMFVAGMVGLIWWEWRAKNPIMNIKLFRYKNFAICCALMILVGGVLNAATVLQPQFLQQLLGYTATSAGEALTWGGVTLLFVMPMAGIATSKFAARNLAAVGFCFFAAAYYYASTHLSLQMSFGFASWLRVIQMIPIPFCFIAITNAAYVGLPKEASNQVSGIINFVRNVGGSIFIAVTGAIVTNRSLFHQARLQEAMQPGSIAFTNQVNALAGYFQTMVSHPEAVQMARGTIYQQLNQQAAAQAYQDIYRWLSWMSVAMIAAAFMLSKNRPGEGAPAGEAVH
- a CDS encoding TetR/AcrR family transcriptional regulator; protein product: MPRKSASTHTAPARKPRLSRQERKTQTRASLIETGRRHILREGLGDAAAERIAEEAGFSRGAFYGNFTDKEDLFLTIVRDDQEKRFSVFRTILESDEPVESLLKRLREALADRVTDPEWIILEAEFEAGALRSEKMRQTYIELYRSMLKDGRRILKKLAQQPGIQFTLPPNEFLMAMLSFAHGMAVSQRLLGSEISVKGTRKLICSIFDRLLTTK
- a CDS encoding L,D-transpeptidase; protein product: MEIRQTRRDVLLGGLKCALLLWSCPRNSWTQATAQGIDRFSDAVQSLKPGEFLWAPSIAPSGPILAVVSLPSQRCYVYRNGVLIGISTVSTGKVGHETPTGVFTVLQKQVHHKSNLYDSAPMPYMQRLTWSGVAMHAGNLPGFPASHGCVRMPMAFAKLLYATTALGMTVVITKLDEVPRVAPTPDLLQSEASTEKAEDGAWIWQPEKSTSGPVSLILSGADRRLIVLRNGILIGSSPVTIAGEITETAAYSLTQVDAKGFHWMQLPLPGENWVGSKELSDSERRRVHIPDAFRALLDEELTPGVTLVVTTDSLRTGATGRSLTVLEAQP
- a CDS encoding organic hydroperoxide resistance protein is translated as MSALYSTRVIARGGRNGTARSDDGLLDLKLALPGTMGGSGDATNPEQLFAAGYAACFGNAVIHVTRNKEKKIKDDDVEVAATVSMSPNGAGGFCLSVALDVTIAGVDQSTAEEAVKAAHVACPYSNAVRGNIDVALSVKTR
- a CDS encoding DUF308 domain-containing protein, producing MAEAGLRGIARESVGWSIGLSVVMIVVGLVALAAPLAAGVAVTGVVAWGLLLLGVLHLWFAWHTRAAGALIWELLIGGAYLFAGIFILTHPLAGLVTLTLLLGSYLLIKGVVEIIGGFSTRGVPGGGWLLIDGVVSLILSAMIWFHLPSTAVWVIGTLIGFSILFSGLSRLFLSLAARRVLLRA
- a CDS encoding mechanosensitive ion channel family protein gives rise to the protein MRSKAILAHLNEVIRYYRMAVTPIQKTGEPSDMLYAEQAQAGATQAAQLAFQSARDEAALLARIEGQPGSSSADAQQGETQKLTAAQAAATKQINDLLNRRDALKQQIENAPSANRAALQEHEEDVEGQLELAQATSEALAKVSGISNSQTNSGLQGDIDSLQHAAPELIDGKVKPVANTIEPIGSLHDSGVTTQAMVLFQLLGAARAIDQRITETQKLHDQALELRTPLVNILRATLEAGRKLQTQPNPDSSVAPGSGSANPPSSVDLKARKKTYDELSDAFRTISAVSTPISQEVLLLEQARGNLLSWRAAVDAERSTIVHSLLIRVLAIAIALFLILALSEVWRRAATRYVQDVRRRRQLLLIRRIVIGFLIGIVLLLGFVSQFSSLATFAGFITAGIAVGLQTILLSVAAYFFIVGRYGVRVGDRITVAGVTGDVVEVGLVRFYMMELTGTGTELHQTGRVAVFANSVLFQTGTPIYKQIPGTNYAWHELTLKLKPGSDYRVATEPVRTAIEKVYDTYKGQIEQQHKTVESWMDTALDAPKIEARLQLSDGLQYAVLYPVEIDDASEIDEQIVQQVLDVVTLNTTISSIVDGPPTVRAVVKG
- a CDS encoding MarR family transcriptional regulator, with the protein product MSYKSSDEWAVALTWMVLPAGRAWQKAAGAALERFGVSLSVAAPILVVARMGNGVQQKVIAYEAGIDEAAVVRSVDQLERDGLLLRKPDPGDGRAKTIHLTPKGRGLVRKLDKVIRDLRDDLLREVSQKDGMAAVRVLRELERGANRNLSGSIQPAEGNP
- a CDS encoding glucose 1-dehydrogenase — its product is MSRLQGKVALVTGAAQGMGESHVQRFIAEGAKVILTDLNQDGGSALAAKLGKNALFLHHDVTRAEDWTTVIQKGEAEFGPITILVNNAGVLGPVAKTIDISEADYLKVCAINQTSVFLGMKAVLPSMLKAGIGSIVNISSIAGIAANYGFPNLAYVGSKFAVRGMTKATAVEYASKNIRVNSVHPGFIQTPMMVAATDEKGGDALSLIPQGRIAEPGEVTNLVLFLASDEASFITGTEHIVDGGMLAQ